The Vidua chalybeata isolate OUT-0048 chromosome 17, bVidCha1 merged haplotype, whole genome shotgun sequence genome has a segment encoding these proteins:
- the LOC128796881 gene encoding thyrotropin-releasing hormone receptor-like: MENGSASPGAALGSGNQSLGRMPRQPLELQVVTILLVLLICGVGIAGNAMVVLVVLRTKHMVTPTNCYLVSLAVADLIVLLAAGLPNISEVVASWVYGYAGCLCITYLQYLGINISAWSIAAFTVERYIAICHAIKAQLLCTVSRARRIIASLWLFTSLYCLMWFFLVDTTQVTFSDGAQVICGYRVSRSLYMPIYFLDFAVFYVIPLGLATVLYGLIARILFVSPLPGTPQHSFLGSMHQGSSLKLSCRGSRGALSSRKQVTKMLAVVVALFAVLWLPYRTLVVVNSFVDPPYLNTWFLLFCRLCIYLNSAINPIIYNLMSQKFRAAFRKLYKCQEKSAEHPAPSTTRVYYSAVKDCSHDSSDHNLTEQEDLSRLPAPAKKNKQFL; this comes from the exons ATGGAGAACGGCTCGGCCAGCCCGGGAGCCGCGCTGGGCAGCGGCAACCAGAGCCTGGGCAGGATGCCCCggcagcccctggagctgcaggtggtCACcatcctgctggtgctgctcatCTGCGGCGTGGGCATCGCGGGCAACGCcatggtggtgctggtggtgctgcGCACCAAGCACATGGTGACCCCCACCAACTGCTACCTGGTGAGCCTGGCCGTGGCCGACCTCATCGTGCTGCTGGCGGCCGGGCTGCCCAACATCTCCGAAGTGGTGGCTTCTTGGGTGTACGGCTACGCCGGCTGCCTCTGCATCACCTACTTGCAGTACCTGGGCATCAACATCTCCGCCTGGTCCATCGCCGCCTTCACGGTGGAGCGGTACATCGCCATCTGCCACGCCATCAAGGCACAGCTCCTGTGCACCGTGTCCCGCGCCAGGCGCATCATCGCCTCGCTGTGGCTCTTCACCTCCCTCTATTGCCTCATGTGGTTCTTCCTGGTGGACACCACCCAGGTCACCTTCTCGGATGGGGCGCAGGTCATCTGTGGCTACCGGGTCTCCAGAAGCCTTTACATGCCCATTTACTTCTTGGATTTTGCTGTCTTCTATGTCATCCCGCTGGGGCTGGCAACTGTCCTCTACGGCCTCATTGCCCGCATCCTCTTCGTGAGCCCCCTGCCCGGCACCCCGCAGCACTCCTTCCTGGGCTCCATGCACCAGGGCAGCTCCCTCAAGCTCTCCTGCCGGGGCAGCAGGGGGGCCCTGAGCTCCCGCAAGCAG GTGACCAAGATGCTGGCTGTCGTGGTGGCCCTCTTCGCCGTGCTGTGGCTGCCTTACCGCACGCTGGTGGTGGTGAACTCCTTCGTGGACCCTCCGTACCTGAACACCTGGTTCCTCCTCTTCTGCCGCCTGTGCATCTACCTGAACAGTGCCATCAACCCCATCATCTACAACCTCATGTCACAGAAGTTCAGGGCTGCCTTTAGGAAGTTGTACAAGTGCCAGGAGAAGAGTGCTGAGCACCCTGCCCCGTCCACCACCCGGGTGTACTACAGTGCAGTGAAGGACTGTTCTCACGACAGCTCTGACCACAACCTCACCGAGCAGGAGGATCTGAGCAGGCTCCCTGCACCTGCAAAGAAGAATAAACAATTCCTGTGA